The genomic segment GTCTGGTCGGCTGGGCGCTCGGCATCGATCCTAGCGTGCTGATTGGCGGCGCCGAGATCGTCACCGGCAATCGCGGTGGTTATCAGCAACCGTATGAGCCGCCGCGACGTACCACCACAGGCGCGCCGAAAGATCAGATGGGCGATTTCGTCGCCGCCGTGCTCGGCAATACCGAGGACACGTGGTCGGTCGTCTTCAAGGAAAGCGGGCAGGAGTATAAAGCGCCGCGCCTGCGCTTGTTCGCCGGCTCGATCCAGGGCGGGTGCGGATTCGCGCAGAGTGCGATGGGCCCGTTCTATTGCCCGACCGACAGGCGCATCTATCTCGACACGTCGTTCTTCCGTGACATGCAGGTGCGGTTCAAAGGTTGCTCAGGCAAGGCCTGCGAATTCGCCGAGGCTTACGTGATCGCGCACGAGGTCGGGCATCACGTGCAGAATCTGCTTGGCATTCTGCCGAAGGCACAGTCGGCGCAGCGCGCGTCAGGCGACAAGGCGGCGGCCAACCGCATTCAGGTGCGCGTCGAATTGCAGGCCGACTGCTTCGGCGGCGTCTGGGCCAACCGCTCGAACCAGAAATGGAAGTCGATCGAGCCCGGCGACGTCGAGGCGGCGTTGCAGACGGCGGCTGCGATCGGCGACGACCGGCTGCAGCAGCAGTCGACCGGCCGTATCGTGCCCGACTCATTCACGCACGGCTCGTCGGCACAGCGCCAGCGCTGGTTCACGACCGGACTGAAAGAGGGCAAGGTGTCGGCCTGCAATACTTTTGCAGCGCAGCAACTCTAAGCGCGGACCCCGTCGCCTAGGCCTGAAAAGTCGGTATCATGCGCCGCATGTCCGACTTCATCTCGATCAACACGTTCTGGACCGTTCAACTGATCGTCCACGGTCTGCTGGCGGTCGCGTTGCTCGGCGCGCTCACCCATCAGGCGATGGCGGAGGCCGCGCCGGTTCGGCAAGTTGCTACGCCGTCCGGGTTCATCACGCGCTTTCGTAACGTGCGAGGGGCGGGCTACGCCACGGCGATCTGCGTGTTGTGGGTGCTGACGCTCGTGCTCGGTGCCTGGATCTACACGAAATATCGCATCGCGATCCGCATCCCGCTGGAACGCACGGGCTATTTCAAAACATTGGGCTTCTTCGAGTTGAAGGAACACGCCGCGGCGCTGGGTCTCTTCATGCTGCCAGCTTATTGGTATTTCTGGCAGAACGCAAAAGATCCGGCCTACGACAGCGCGCGCAAGTGGATCACTATTTTGCTGGCGTCGATGTGCTGGTTCTCGTTCCTGGTCG from the Pirellulales bacterium genome contains:
- a CDS encoding neutral zinc metallopeptidase → MRWDDFRRSDNVEDDRDGGGGGFGGGGGGFGLPMGGGGLGIGTIVVLGLVGWALGIDPSVLIGGAEIVTGNRGGYQQPYEPPRRTTTGAPKDQMGDFVAAVLGNTEDTWSVVFKESGQEYKAPRLRLFAGSIQGGCGFAQSAMGPFYCPTDRRIYLDTSFFRDMQVRFKGCSGKACEFAEAYVIAHEVGHHVQNLLGILPKAQSAQRASGDKAAANRIQVRVELQADCFGGVWANRSNQKWKSIEPGDVEAALQTAAAIGDDRLQQQSTGRIVPDSFTHGSSAQRQRWFTTGLKEGKVSACNTFAAQQL